The sequence TTGATTTTTTATGACAACTCAAACCATCCCGCGCGTAGACCTCACTCCGGCTGCCGCAGACGTTATCGAAAAACTTAGGGCTCAACACGGGCCACTAATGTTTCACCAGAGCGGAGGATGCTGTGATGGTTCGTCGCCCATGTGCTATGCCGTGGGCGATTTTATTATTGGGTCATCCGATGTATGGCTGGGCCAGATTAATGGCTGCGACTTCTGGATGTCGGATGATCAATTTGAGTACTGGCGGCATACCCACCTCACCGTTGATGTCACGCGAGGACGGGGTGCCAGCTTTTCACTGGAGATTCCGATGGGCATCCGTTTCCTGATCCGTTCCCGGCTATTCGGGGAAAACGAGATGAACCACCTGACGCCCATACGAATAGGAGGTGAAGCATAAAGACGCCCGGTTGCGTCTTTACACCAATCCTTCCCGCATAGCTTTTAAAACGGCTTCGGTTTTGGAGTTGACCTGAAGTTTATCGTAAATGCTACGGATGTGCGACCGAACGGTGTCAATACTGATATGCAATTCGTCGGCGATCAGTTTGTAGCTATATCCACTAACCAACCCTTTTACAATATCCAGTTCACGAGCCGATAAATTATATTCTTCCGTTGGCCGTGCTTTAGGCTGCTGAAAGTGCTGCAAAATTTTTCGGGCAATGCTCGCCGTCATGGGTGATCCGCCCCGGTACAGATCGAAAATAGCGGCTATCAGTTCTGCCGGGGACGTATGCTTGAGCAAATAGCCGCTGGCTCCGTTGCGAATGGCCCGAAATATCTTGTCTTCATCATCAAATACGGTCAGCATTAGCACCTGAGTGGCAGGTAAAATGGCTTTAACCAGCGGTACGGCATCAATTCCGCTCAGTCCCGGCAAATCGATATCCATTAACACCACATCCGGGTGGAGTGACCGAATTTCATCGGGCAGATGCTGACAGTTGCCGAATGCTCCGCGTAGTGACAGGCCGGGTGTTGCCTGAATCAAATACGACAATCCTTCGCGTAGTTCGCGATTATCTTCATAGTATATAATGCCGATATCAGTCATGATCCGTTAGGATAGAGTAGCCGTTAATGAAATGGATGTGCCTGCGCCTGGTGCTGATATAATGTTGAGTTTAGCCCGAATGTCATGCGCTCTTGTCTGCAGATTTGCCAGCCCGTTGCCCGAACGAACCGTACCCGTATCAAAGCCCTGCCCATCGTCCTGAATCAGAACGTGGAGTTGGCGACCTGTCACAGTTAGGGTCACGTCCACTCGCATACAATCGGCATATTTAACGGCATTGTTGACGCTTTCTTTGAAGATCAGGTACAGATTCCGTCGCTGTTCGACGTTCAGTTTCAGGACCGGGAAAGGCTCACCTACGGTCATTGTGAATGTAATTCCTTTCGCTTCGGTGAGTCGTAAGCCAAACTCTCGCATCCGGCTTACCACATCGTCCAGACCATCATGACGCGCTTTAATCGTCCAGATAATATCCTGCATCGACTCGGCCAGTGTAGTAGCATTGGCACTAATTCGCTGTAAAAGGGGCACTGACTCTGGACGAATATCGGCAATCTGAGCCTGAACCACATCGCTAAAAATACGAATACTGCTTAGCGTAGACCCAATGTCATCGTGCAAATCTTTGGCGATGCGATCACGGATTCGGTTAACTCGTTGCTGCTGATTCTGTCGATTGCGGTAGATTCCCCACAAAGCTCCCATTATGACAGCCAGAATCAAGAGTTTGAACCATAGTGTCTGGTAATAGGCCGGAATAACGCGTATCAATAAGGTCGTGCCGGTCTGATTCCATACGCCATCGTTATTGGCTGCCCGAATGCGCAGCTGATAATTACCGGGCGCTAAATTGGTATACGTTGCCGTGCGGGCATCGGTGGTAATCCACTCGTCGTCAAAATCCACCAGTCGATACGCATATCGGTTCTTTGCAGACTGACTATAGTTAAGCGCAGCAAAGCCGATCGTAAGGGTCGTTTCGCCGGGCGCCAGTTGTATTGATTGGGCGGGTTCAAGCGTACGCAGATGATTATTGACCCGAACCTCTGTAATGACAACCGGGGGCGGCACTCGATTCTGTCGTAGTTGCTCCGGTCGAAAGTAAGTAAAGCCGCCTTCTGCCCCAATGAATAATTCGCCCTGCCGATTTTGCGTGATCGGCTGAAACAAACTGTTCGTTAATAATCCGCTGGCTTTACTGTAATACTGAAAACGCCCCGTTGCTGGGTCAAGCTCGTGCAACTGTTCGTCGGTTGCCAGCCAGAGGTGGCCGCGTTTGTCCTCGGCAATCCCGAAAATATGGTCCGCTAATAGTCCATTGGCTAACGTATATGTTTGGGAAACCCGCCCGGTTGTGTCAGCCTTCACCAGAAAATCAATTCCCGATAACCACACGTTACCAGCTTTATCGACCAGAAATGTGCTCTGTAACTGATCTGACGGTTGAACCGTACGCCCGGTCGTCTTGATTTGCAATCGTACAGTATGATTACGTTCAGGGCTGATCCGAAATAAGCCTCGTGTTGTCAGCACCCACAGTCGTCCACGGGCATCTTCCTGTATCCTACTCACGCCCAAATGTCGCCCAGAGTCGCCTTTAATCGGCCAGGAGTGTATCTGATCGGTCGCTGGATCGTACCAAAATAAACCCTGTCGGACAGAACCTAACCAGAGACGCCCCCGACGATCATGATATAGATGCCTGACACTTACTCTTGGGTAGCTTTTTGAGCTATTTGGCACACTCAGCTTTCTTTTGTCTGTAGTAAAGCTGGCCTCGTCAGACAAAAAATTCTGACGATACTGCCACTGATTAGTGGTGGGATTGTAGATTCCAACCCCATCTTCCAGGCCGACCCAAACCCTCCCAGTCAAATCCTGTGTGAGTGCGTAGGACTTTTTCCCCGCAATAGAAGTTGGCACAGGAATCGCCTTGAGATCAGCCTGTTGTCGATTCCAGCGAAACAAGTTTACTTTATCGGTGATGCCCCAATAGACTGGGTCCTTATGTCGATCCTGCTTTATAATCTGCACGTTTTCGATCAATTCTTTATCGTTGGCAACGCGCACCAACTGCCGCCCAAACTTTAATGCCAGTGGATCAATTATGGCAAGGCCATGTGTGGTACCCACCCAAAGTGCATTTGTCAATGAATCACCATACAAAGGGCCAGTTATTCCCCCAGGATAGCTATTTGGATCATCGGTCATTCGGGCAAAGTCGGTATACTTATTTTTATCGGGCTCATAGCGGGTTAGTTGCGAGAGTCCACCCAGCCAGAAAACTGGTTTACCATCGGCTCCTTTCGCTTCTGCCATTTCGGTCACGAGTAGCTGACGGTCAAGGTACTTGACAAAACGGTTCGTTTTAGCGTCATAGTGCAACAGACCCCACGGCTCTAGCTGGGCAAAAAGCTGACCGTTCCGGCTCTCAAACAACCCAATGACATCAACTGCACCCGTAGCATGAAGCGGTTTTTTACCAATGACATAGGTCCATTGGCGCGTCACCTGATCAAACTTATATATGGTTCCTGGCATAAACAGCCATAATTGTCCGCGTCGGTCAGGCACTGGCGTGGCATAGGACGTTGGCATCGCATAGGGCAATGAATAGGCCGTTAGCTGTAGCGTCTGGGGATCAATTCGATACAAACGATCGACGGAGGAAAACCAGCCCATCCCGGCCTGATCGAAACGAACGGGCGATATAAAATCATTATCAGCCTGCTTATCCTGGAGTTGTGGCAGCAATATGGTCTGTCCCCGTTCACGGAGCGGGTCAAATCGGTAAAGGCCACGGTTTGTTGATACCCACAGATAACCATTACGGTCAGGTGTAATCCCATTCGATACAATGTAGTTACCCGGCAAATCTTTGGCCTGACCTGTCCGTTTATAAATCTTGAACTGAAGACCATCGAAGCGGTTTAGCCCATTGAGCGTACCGATCCACATAAACCCGCGCTGATCTTTCGCGATGGCCGTAATCACATCATTTGATAACCCCTGTTCGGTGGTGTAGCGAACAAAGGGAACCTCCGCCGATTGAGCATGCAACCCAACCGATAGCCAGACCGCTAGCAGCCAGCCTATCCAGCCCAAACGGAGCAACCTGATGCCTGTAGACATAGTTTAAGAAACTACATGCAAAGGTTGGCAGGAACGTTGGTAAAGGCAAATTAGTCGCATCGCATAAAGATGCTACAAAAAAGGAGGGGTGTTGGCAGGAGAAAAAACAGTAAAGATAAACTGCCAGATTATCAGACGCACATTAGCCTTAACTTTTAGTGCAGTTAGCCTCTTGGCTCGTAAACCTTCACGATGGTGAACGCGTGTAATGCTTCATTTTGTCGTTTAATGTAATCAATGGCCGATTGCTCTGACTTGTGTGGATTAGGCTCTGTTTTCGGCAGGTCGAACAGTTTAGGGCCAGTAACGCGGGGCTCTTCGTTTAGTACACGATGTACTTTGTAGACATAATAAACGGCTTCGATGTTCATGACTGTTAAAAGTTATGGCCCGTGGAGTAACCTTCTGGCAAGGGGACCAGGGATTGTTCCTGAATCTTTCGGGATAAACCAAACTCCATTTTCAGGTCCAAACTTCGCTTTACTAAGGGCGAATCTCCACCTGTTACTAATTGAGTTGTGAAGAATCCCGTATCAACCGTCGATAGCCGGGGATGAACTGAACAGGTAAATAAGTATTCTTTTCCATAAACGAATAAAATCAGTTTAATCTTTTCGGTAGTTACCTACTCTAATCAGTGAGGTATTACGTCCAGGAGGGGCGTCGGTTATTTTGTCGAACTACTTTAGGATCGAATAATTGACTACACCTCCCCTATTTGAGTTTATACAACAAAACTGACTACCTATCATTCTATGAACGCATATCGCTTAACCGCTTTAGTCCTAATGCTTTTGCTGACGTTATCGGCCTATGCTCCCCAATCCGATGATGCCGACCTCCTGGTTGGAAAATGGCTTAGCTCCAGAAAGAAAAATCAGGTTCAGATTTATAAGCAGGGCAATAAATATTATGGCCGACTGGTATGGATGGCCGAACCGACTGATCCGGCTACCAATAAGCCGAAATTGGATAGCCAGAATCCGGACGAAAAACTACGAAATCGACCACTGCTTAATCTGGTCATGGTGACCAATCTGAGTTATAAAGGCAATAATGTCTGGAGCGATGGCCAGATTTATAATCCGGAAGATGGAAAGACTTACAGCTGTGATTTAACCCTCAAAGACCCAAATTCACTGGATCTACATGGTTATATAATGGGCATACCGTTTTTAGGGAAAACCAAAACCTGGACTCGTGTGAAGTAAGAAAAACCAACAATACACTAACCCGTTTCTCGAAGAGACTTTCGGAAAAGCTAATAACCGCAGAAATTTAAACAGCCCTATCTCCGCGGTTATCAGCTCTTTTTTGCGCTCATTTACGTGAGACTACCTTTTAGCAGACTTCCACTAAATTTTTAAATTCGGTCAAAACGGAACTCCATCCTTTGTCGTTGATGGTATCGTTGTATCTGTTCTCGCCATCGGCCACGGTTGAATAATCACCCTGTGTTACGGTCAACATGGTTTGGCCGTCCTTTGCCGATTCATTTGTGAATAAACACCCCTCAGTCGAGCCGCCAGAACAGGATTCGATGTTGAATGGACAATATGAATCGATTTGGGTTCAGGGCATAAAAAAGCCCAGCTGTTCGGACCAGCTGGGCTAAGAGCTAAACCTCAACGGCAAGCCGTCGGGGTTTTACCCATTTTTGACCCTGTAAAGGTAGGGATTGCAACCCTAAAGAAAAACCCAAAACAGAATTAGTAGAAAAAAAACAGCCCCTCTGCGTATACGATGATCTACTTTTATTGCCTGTTATTCAACCTCGTACTCCTTTTCAGCAGAAAAATACGCGTATAATCAAGGTCTATCCATAAAAAAACCGCTGCGTTTGTGAAAACGCAGCGGTGAATTGGGGTGCGACCAGACTTGTCCGAAAAATCTTATCGCATAAGTTGAGAATCTATAAGTCAATAAACCCTGAGGCTATCGACATGCACTGGCCAGAGGCTTAGTGCTTAATGTCAATGCGCGTTGCAAATTGCTTCTGATCCGGGCCTACGATAAACGTGTAAGCACCATCGGGCAGAGACGACAGATCGAACCGACGAACTGAACCTTTGAACGAATCGGTTTGAACCAGAACGTTCTGCGCATCGTAGATAGCGACATTCGCTTCTTCTACATTCTTGGCAGGCAGATTGACTTCAAACTTATTCTTGCCGTAAGACGATACGGTAGGCTGCACCAGTTGTTTCTGGTTGCTTTCATCGATGATTACCGAGTTTCCTTTAATCGTCAATACTTGCGACATCCAGTACGTATCGTTGGTGGCTGTTACAAAATACTGACCGTCGGGCAGTCTGTTCAGGTTGAATGAAGTAACTCCCTTTTGGCTCTTGGAAACAATTCCACGATAGAGCAGGTTGCCGTCGGCATCGATGATGGACACGTCAACAGGCTCTGTCGTTTGGGTATATAAACGCACTTTCTTTTGCTCGGACTTCTCAACATTGACCCCGTTTACGACCAAACCATTGTCGGCTTTAGCATCTCCCATGCCAGCCAGACCCCATACTGAAAGTAGTACAGCAATTGATAAACGGAACTGTTTCATTGGACTTTAATTTATATTTTTCCGTGACAAAGGTGCTATAATCGGCCTATCTAATGCAATAGGCCAGCGGCTAGGAAGGCCCTTTAAAGGCAAAATTCTTTTAAAAAGTCAATTCATTATGGGCAAAATAGGCTAATTATTAGAAAAGTACAACAAGTCCCTTTAAATTGCTCATGATTTGTATTTTTCTAATAATTCTAATTTTTAGGACTATCCGTTTTATCAGGACTAATTTTCATACAAAAAGTACAATTCACTCTAGAAACCCGTAAAATCTGGCGTGTACTCATCATCCTTAGAAATGAGTGGCGCAACGGTTAGGCACGGCTGCAAATCGATTTCGGGCCGTTATTTATCAATTAACCAACAATGCCATTTTGCCGTTGTAAACGATAGAAGGAAGGCAAGGGATTGTTCGAAAACCTCCCGCTCACCAGTCAGAATAAATCGTTATGGAAAATCATTTCTATTGTGTGCTTCTGTTTTGGATCAGCACAATTCCCGTTTTTGCCCAGAGTATTTCCTATCCGTATCCTGTGAAGTATATATCAATACGACAGGAGCAAAAAATCATACGAATGGCCTATATGGATGTGGCCCCAGCTGGCAAGTCGACCGCAGAAACAGCCATTCTTTTTCACGGCAAAAACTTTTCGGGTACTTATTGGCGGGATGTTATCGATTTTCTGAGTAAATCAGGCTATCGGGTCATTGTACCGGATCAGGTTGGCTGGGGCAAATCGGACTACCCAGATCTGCATTATAGTTTTCACGCGCTGGCAGCCAACAACAAACAATTACTTGATTCACTAAAAATTGACAAAGCCATTGTTATCGCTCACTCTATGGGCGGTATGCTGGCAACACGTTTTACCCTACTCTATCCAGACCGCGTCAGTAAGCTAATTCTGGAAAACCCGATTGGACTGGAGGATTACCGGGCCTTTGTTCCCTATTCGCCTATTGACAGTTTATATAAAGGAGAGTTAGCAGCTACGTATGAATCCTATAAAAAGTATCAGCAGAGTTACTCTCCTGAATGGAAACCTGCTTATGAAGAATGGGTACGGGCACAGGCTGCGGCTCTAACTGATCCGCGATTCAAGCAAATTGCCTGGGTAAATGCGTTGACCTACCAGATGATATACGAGCAACCCGTGTGCTATGAATTCAACCGGATTAACCTTCCGACCCTCCTGATCATCGGTCAGGCCGACCGTACTATTGTTGGTAAGGCTCGCGTGCCCAAAGCGCTGGTCAACCAGCATGGCCAATATCCGGAATTGGGCAAACGTACACAAAAACAAATACCGGGCAGTCAATTACTGGAACTCCCAGATGTGGGTCACATCCCGCATGTTCAGGCTATCGATGCTTTCAAAAAGGCAGTATTGAGTTTCCTGAAATAAGACTTGGCTGTACTAGGGCGTATTAACACCCATGATTTTATTTAGTTAAGATTATCGTTTTGATCCGTGCCACGATTTTAAACCGTGGCACGGATCAAAACGATAATCTTATTTTGGTAAACCAACCCTCCATAGCTGTCCTTATGAAAAAGGAAATGACGATAAGCATGTTCAGAAACGGGATAAATGCGAAATTTACAGCATGAAAAACGCTTACGTAACACTTTTAGCCGTCAGTCTGCTAACCGCCTGTGGGCGGACCGAAAAAAAACAGGATGAAGCCTCACCCTCCTCTACTGCGGCAACCGAATCAACACCGGCTCCTAAACCTCAGAATTGCCTGTCGATCATCGAGAAAGACAAATTAGGCAAATCGAACGAGTATCAGGAGTCGGCGAAATCGATAAAAGTTACGCTGACACTAGATCAGGATACCAGCACCATGCCAACTGCTCAGGGGTGTTATTTTAATAACAGCGTTACGGTATTGGCTACAAAAAAGTCGGGGAGTCGCGTTTTTAAACGGACCTTACTAAAAGATGACTTACTGTATTTCACCAAAATCGACGAACCCATTCAGAAAGCTATCCTGCAAAATGCCTTCTACAAGCCAACCTTCAATGGACAGAAATACATAACCCTGACTATGCGACTGAAGGAACCCGGCAGTAAGAAGACAATGGACTACACCGTGTATATGAACTACTTTGGCGAAATAGTTAAAGTAAAATAACGCACAAGCATTGGCAGCCCGGCATCAGGTTGCCTCAACACCGGCGGTGCAATTTGATTAGATTTATAAAGCCGTGTAATTCCTGGCCGTATCATCCAGCACAAGCACCCAGTCTTGTCCATAACCCTTTGATGGAGGAGCGAATTGTTGCGGCTTCTGGTTATCGAACGTACCGGCAGGCTGGGTTTTGCCCGTGCGCGGATCAAACCAGGTTGCCTTGATAGTTTTGCCTGAAATTTTGCCGGGATTGACGGTAAACGGCTTTCCGATAGCGGTATAAACAAACGCATAATCGTTCCCTCTTGTAGCCTGAATCCGTTCGGCAGCGCCAAGGTCATTTTCTACAATCAGCGATTGATCGGGAACCCGGTCGAGCAACGGACGGGCCGTTAGCAAGCGTTTAACGTGCGACATCTGGTTCGCGCCGGGCAGATCAAGAGCCTCCTGCCAGAAAATATGCGGATTATTAACCGCAGGCCGTTTGGCACTGTACATCTGCCAGATATCGTGGCAGCCATAGGTATGCCCATGTGCACCGGCAAACAGGTCCAGGTAAGCATATAAGCGGACATCATAGGCATTGGACGTACCCAGATCTTTCGCATTGAAACAAACCGGATGGTCCTCATAAATCGGTTCCGCGTCCATAGTGGGCTTGGTTGGCTGGCTGTTATACGACACCGTGATGTGGTCATACATGGGTGTAAAGCGGCAATGACCATTCTGGTGCATATTAAAGTCAAACCACGGCTCATTTTGAAACCATTTCGACGCCCCCCCTTCCATACCATTCGGCTGGGGATGGTAGGTGATTAGCGCTTTATCGGTTCCACCAACGCCCTCCTGAATACCATCGGCCATTGCCCGCCAGATAGCAACATCCTGCGAGCCATCACGCGGATTGCGGTCACCACCCAAAATCCAGACGATATTGTCGCGGTTTTTGTAGCGATTACCAATGTAGCGACCATATACCAGAGCATTGCCCTGATTGAAAATTTCCGGCCCCTGGCCCCAGGAGTTTTTGAATACTTTATCCCCCCAGGTCGGCAGAAACCCAATGACGATACCATACTGGGCCGCCTTATCGACAATGTAATCGACGTGCTTGAAATAGGCTTCGTTGGGCGTTGCCGGATCGTTGTTGATAAGCGGTACTTCACCGTAAGGATTCTGTTCCTTAAGCCCATCGAACTCAGCAAGCGCTACGGCCTGGACGACTGTAAATCCCTGTTCGGCCCGCCGTTTGAGGTATTGATCGGCCTCTTCGCGGTTGAGTCGGTGAAATAACTCCCAGGCGGTATCGCCAAGCCAGAAAAATGGCGTTCCGTTCTGGTGAACCAGGTATCGTTTATTGTCGGATACTTTCAGTCGACCATTGGTAAACGGCTGTTGCGCCAGAAGCAGCCCTTGCATCAACAGCAATCCGGCCAGAGTGAGGAGTTTTTTCATAAAGAGGTAACAAGGGCTAATTTTCTATTGACAATGAATCTAAACACTGCCCATAGATTTCAGCCAGCAAAATAAGCTTTTCTTCAGAAAACCAGAAGAAGGCTTTCAAGATGGGGACGACTCAGACGAATAAAGCGACAGGATCAATTTAAATCAGTAGCTGCACTGGTTGTTTCCCGGTCAGTAAGGCAGGCAATGATAACCAGAATAACAGCGAGAACGGCGGCCACTGTCCGGATCGCATGCAGCCTGTTCCAGGGTGCTTCAAACCTGGCTCGTTGCGCCGTAATCTCTTCAGCCGAAGCGGTTTGTATAGAGAACGCATCCAGTGCATCATTCAGCGGAACGTTGCCTAAAATAGTTACGCCGAACGTACCGATCAGATACACAAAGGTAGCACCCAGCAATAGCCAGAAACGACCTGAAACAGGCTGATGATAATGACTCCAGGTACTGAGTGGTAACAGAATGGCCGCTCCCATAAAGCCAATAAAAAAGACTGGATTCAATATAGCCCGATTAATGGACTGCATGGCAGACAGATACGCGACATCGGATAAACGACCCAGTCCGGGATTGACCGAGCAGGAATACGCGTAAAAAAGGCCACCCATCAGGGCAGTCGTTGTTGCGGCACTGGCAAGGGTGATCGTTTGTAAGGTTGGCATAAGCGAATAGAATCTAATGAGTGGCCCAGATACCACTGGCGACTGTTTTATGAATAAATTCGGCGAAATCGGTTGGCTTCCTGCCCAGAACCTGTTCTACCCCATTGGCTACTGTGGCGTTCCGGCCATCCATGACTTCGGAAAATAAATAAGTCAGTAACGTTATATACTCGTTTGGCACACCATATTCTGTGAGTGCAGCAACATATGCTTCGTCAGAAATCTGCTCGTACTGAATCGGTTGGCCCGTAGCAGTAGCGATTTCCCGAATAGCCTCCTCGAACGTCAGCAGGCGTGGCCCAGTCAATTCATAAAGTTGATTCGTATGCCCGGCCTCGGTCAATACGGTAACAGCAACGTCGGCAATGTCGTCTGCATCAATGAACGGTTCGCCAATGTTTCTGACCGGAAGCGCCATATACCCGCCCAGAATCGGGTCCAACAGGTAGCCTTCGCTAAAATTCTGGCAAAACCAGCTCGCTCGCAGAATCGTCCACTCAGCCTCGGAATTCATTACAACCTGCTCGCATTCCTCCGCTTCTTCCTCGCCCCGGCCCGACAATAGGACTAATTTCTGCGTGCCGCTTTTTACGGCAGTTTCGGTAAACGAACGAATGCTTTCTGCTGCGCCAGGCACAGCCAGATCGGGTTGAAATGTGATATAAACGGTATGAATATCCTGAAGCGCTGACTCCCACGTCGCCTGATCCAGCCAATCGAATGCGGGCTCTCCCGAACGCGACCCGATTCGAATTGGCCAATTGCGTTGCGTGAGCCGATGCGCAACCCTGCTTCCTGTTTTACCGGTTCCTCCTAAAATCAGGATTTTCTTCTCTGTACTTCCCTGTGTGTTGTTCATTTTTCGTTCCGTTTCTGCGAATTTCATTTGAGTTTTCGGATCAAAACTACGATGGCGGCAACCGGTGAAATAGAACAAAACCGACAGGCGGCTATTTAATCAGTTCAGGGAAATTCTCAGCAACCTCATTCGATTGTTTTCGGAATTGATCCGGTGAGAATCCGGCAAATTCCTTAAAAGTCCTGATAAAATGAGAATGATCGGCATAGCCATTGTCAAATGCTATGTCAGAAAGTTTTTCATAGTCATTATTCCTCATCTGGTCTAATGATGCCTGGAAACGGCAGATTCGGGCATATAATTTAGGCGAAAGGCCGACCCACTGCCTGAATTTTCGTTCAAAACTTCTTTCTGTAACATTCAGCTTCTCCTGTAATTCTTTCAGGGAAATAGTGCCTTTTGAATGGGCTATCTGGGCTAGTGCATAACCCATTATGGTATCCTGTTGCGTTTTATTTTGCTCGATCAGTCGCCATAAATAGGCAGACAGCCAATCAATCTGGTCGGCTGTTGAGGAGACAGGTAACACATTATCTGACAAAAAAATAGCCTCTTTTTTAGTCAGGAAACGTAAATCAACGCAGGAGTCGGTCAATTCATGGGCATCGAGGCCGAAAATAGATTTCAGCGCATTCGGGTAAAAATAGACCCCAATTGTCCTGAACGCGTCGGTGGAGGAGATTTCTGTAGGCAACGTGGATTGCCCATACAGGAAAATGTCGGGCAATTGCTTGTCAAACTGATAGAGTGTTCCGTTACCGGCATGCTGCAACATCAGACCGGGCGATCCATCGACAATCGTCTTAAAAGTTTTGGGCTCAGTATCGGTCGGTAAACTTTCCAGGCGCCAAAAATAACGGACATAATTTTTAAGATAGTCGGGTGGTGGTATCTGTTCGTATATCATCACGTTTATCGGTCATGACCCCAAGGTCAATTCCTGAATTTCAGGAACCCAGCTCTGGTGGCCTACACCCACTTGACTGGCAATGCTTTCCTAAAGACCAGAAATCGACTCCTATAGTTGCCTCAACTCATATGCTATAACCTAGTTTTACGAATAGGCCGAATCCATTTTAAATTCAGGCATTCTGGCCGACATACGATGGCCTTCTCTTCGATTACAGTGTAAAGCTATTTAGCGTATAGCAAGTACTTAACTATTGGCATTCATATCAATCATTTTGTTCAATCCTTTGCTGTTTTCTTGTTAATTTACCCCAATTCTGCTCACAAGAGCGAAATGAATTACTGTTTTGTCAGATAAGTAGCGTTCGGTAAATTATTAGCCCCAATAACCTAACCTTGCAGAACAGGCAGTAAGCCATACGCAATGAGTAGATTACCGTATCCTGCTGATCGGTCAAGGCTTGACAACTAAAATGGTATTTGGATTTACTATATCAAACTACGGCATACTACTTCGCTTATGCTTTTATACGATAACTATGCTCTGTATAGCTTCCATTACCCTCAAAGCCCAATCGTATGGGCTGCGTTTTGCAGGGCAGGAAGAAATACAGGATAATCGTACGTCGCTGAACCTTACGCCAGAAAAGCCTTTATGCCTCAACGGAACGGTTGACATTACGTTTGACTTATCGCTGGCCTCAAGCTATACAACCTATTTTGGGTACATTTTCAGAATCATCCAGAATGAAAAGCAAAACCTTGACTTACTGTACGAACAAAAATCGAAGAGTTTTAAAATTATTATTGGTGAGCGATTTTCTAAATCCGTTATAAAGATTGATTCGGCTCAATTGTTCGACCATTGGAATCAGTTCAGAAT comes from Spirosoma aureum and encodes:
- a CDS encoding glycoside hydrolase family 140 protein, with the translated sequence MKKLLTLAGLLLMQGLLLAQQPFTNGRLKVSDNKRYLVHQNGTPFFWLGDTAWELFHRLNREEADQYLKRRAEQGFTVVQAVALAEFDGLKEQNPYGEVPLINNDPATPNEAYFKHVDYIVDKAAQYGIVIGFLPTWGDKVFKNSWGQGPEIFNQGNALVYGRYIGNRYKNRDNIVWILGGDRNPRDGSQDVAIWRAMADGIQEGVGGTDKALITYHPQPNGMEGGASKWFQNEPWFDFNMHQNGHCRFTPMYDHITVSYNSQPTKPTMDAEPIYEDHPVCFNAKDLGTSNAYDVRLYAYLDLFAGAHGHTYGCHDIWQMYSAKRPAVNNPHIFWQEALDLPGANQMSHVKRLLTARPLLDRVPDQSLIVENDLGAAERIQATRGNDYAFVYTAIGKPFTVNPGKISGKTIKATWFDPRTGKTQPAGTFDNQKPQQFAPPSKGYGQDWVLVLDDTARNYTAL
- a CDS encoding anthrone oxygenase family protein, producing the protein MPTLQTITLASAATTTALMGGLFYAYSCSVNPGLGRLSDVAYLSAMQSINRAILNPVFFIGFMGAAILLPLSTWSHYHQPVSGRFWLLLGATFVYLIGTFGVTILGNVPLNDALDAFSIQTASAEEITAQRARFEAPWNRLHAIRTVAAVLAVILVIIACLTDRETTSAATDLN
- a CDS encoding Rossmann-fold NAD(P)-binding domain-containing protein, with product MKFAETERKMNNTQGSTEKKILILGGTGKTGSRVAHRLTQRNWPIRIGSRSGEPAFDWLDQATWESALQDIHTVYITFQPDLAVPGAAESIRSFTETAVKSGTQKLVLLSGRGEEEAEECEQVVMNSEAEWTILRASWFCQNFSEGYLLDPILGGYMALPVRNIGEPFIDADDIADVAVTVLTEAGHTNQLYELTGPRLLTFEEAIREIATATGQPIQYEQISDEAYVAALTEYGVPNEYITLLTYLFSEVMDGRNATVANGVEQVLGRKPTDFAEFIHKTVASGIWATH
- a CDS encoding helix-turn-helix transcriptional regulator, translating into MIYEQIPPPDYLKNYVRYFWRLESLPTDTEPKTFKTIVDGSPGLMLQHAGNGTLYQFDKQLPDIFLYGQSTLPTEISSTDAFRTIGVYFYPNALKSIFGLDAHELTDSCVDLRFLTKKEAIFLSDNVLPVSSTADQIDWLSAYLWRLIEQNKTQQDTIMGYALAQIAHSKGTISLKELQEKLNVTERSFERKFRQWVGLSPKLYARICRFQASLDQMRNNDYEKLSDIAFDNGYADHSHFIRTFKEFAGFSPDQFRKQSNEVAENFPELIK